In the Nicotiana tabacum cultivar K326 chromosome 16, ASM71507v2, whole genome shotgun sequence genome, one interval contains:
- the LOC107780277 gene encoding pentatricopeptide repeat-containing protein At1g31430-like has protein sequence MIKGYVKKGQFKEPLFLFDELRIGGLSPDNFTYPFVFKAVGELKMVKGGEKLHGYVLKSGVWFDNYVGNSVMDMYGLFGCVTSLNKVFDEMPHRDSVAWNILIAGFVRCDRYQDAVGAYMKMREESGVKPDEATVVSTLSACTALKSLELGKEIHRYVVEELGFSVIIGNTLVDMYSKCGFLMVARQIFDDMPTKNVICWTSMVSGYVNRGQLDEARKLFERSPVRDLVLWTTMINGYVQFNRVDDAMDLFRSMQMQRIKPDKYTLVALLTGCAQIGALEQGEWIRDYMKENKIAITAVVGTALIEMYAKCGCIEKSMEIFDGLKEKDTASWTSIICALAMSGNTRKALELFSQMEQAGFCPDDITFIGVLSACSHGGLVEEGRRYFHSMSRIYGIQPKLEHYGCLIDLLGRAGLLREAEEMISMIPKKDNEIIIPIYGALLSACRIYGSIDVGERVAKLLMEIESYDSSTHTLLANTYASAGRWEDVSKVRGTMRDLGVKKSPGCSSVDVNANVYEFVGH, from the coding sequence ATGATTAAAGGATACGTGAAAAAGGGCCAATTTAAAGAACCCCTTTTCTTGTTTGATGAATTGAGAATAGGTGGCTTGTCTCCTGATAATTTCACGTACCCATTTGTGTTTAAAGCTGTTGGGGAGTTGAAAATGGTGAAGGGAGGTGAAAAGCTTCATGGGTATGTGTTGAAATCTGGTGTTTGGTTTGATAACTATGTTGGTAATTCTGTTATGGATATGTATGGTCTGTTTGGTTGTGTGACGAGTTTGAAcaaagtgtttgatgaaatgcctcACAGAGATTCGGTCGCATGGAATATATTGATTGCTGGATTTGTGAGATGTGATAGGTATCAGGATGCTGTTGGGGCTTACATGAAGATGCGGGAGGAAAGTGGTGTTAAGCCTGACGAAGCGACAGTTGTGAGTACTTTGTCAGCTTGCACTGCGTTGAAAAGCTTGGAACTTGGTAAAGAAATTCATCGATACGTTGTTGAAGAGCTTGGGTTTAGCGTTATTATTGGGAATACATTAGTGGACATGTATTCTAAGTGTGGATTCTTGATGGTGGCTAGGCAGATTTTTGATGATATGCCGACGAAAAATGTTATATGTTGGACTAGTATGGTTTCTGGGTATGTTAATCGCGGTCAATTGGATGAAGCTAGAAAACTTTTTGAGAGGAGTCCGGTAAGGGATCTAGTTCTGTGGACAACTATGATTAATGGGTATGTGCAATTCAACCGTGTTGATGATGCAATGGATTTGTTTCGTTCGATGCAAATGCAAAGAATTAAACCTGATAAATACACATTGGTTGCCCTTCTCACTGGTTGTGCTCAGATAGGAGCCTTGGAACAAGGGGAATGGATTCGTGATTacatgaaagaaaacaaaatagccATTACTGCAGTTGTTGGTACGGCCCTTATAGAGATGTATGCAAAGTGTGGTTGCATAGAAAAATCGATGGAAATATTTGATGGATTAAAAGAGAAAGATACTGCATCATGGACTTCAATTATTTGTGCGTTAGCCATGAGCGGTAACACGAGGAAAGCACTAGAACTGTTCTCACAAATGGAACAAGCTGGATTTTGCCCCGATGATATCACTTTTATCGGAGTGTTGAGTGCATGCAGCCATGGGGGCTTGGTAGAGGAAGGCCGCAGGTATTTCCACTCAATGAGTAGGATTTATGGGATTCAGCCAAAGTTAGAACATTATGGTTGTCTGATTGACCTACTTGGTCGTGCTGGGCTCTTAAGAGAAGCTGAAGAAATGATATCTATGATACCAAAAAAAGACAATGAGATTATAATTCCAATATATGGGGCTTTGCTCAGTGCCTGCAGAATTTACGGCAGTATTGATGTCGGTGAACGTGTGGCTAAACTGCTTATGGAGATTGAGTCGTATGATTCTAGCACTCATACGCTTCTGGCAAACACCTATGCATCTGCTGGCAGATGGGAAGATGTATCAAAGGTCAGAGGAACTATGCGAGATTTAGGTGTTAAGAAGTCACCTGGGTGCAGTTCAGTTGACGTCAATGCCAATGTGTATGAGTTCGTTGGGCATTAA
- the LOC107813223 gene encoding pentatricopeptide repeat-containing protein At3g22150, chloroplastic-like, translating into MRLTMSSSALPLPLPFSSSTFSQSPASLTLTHHPNFSSLLHSNTLTDEQQCTVKNESKPRTIRYRLGELCRQGLPHLARQLFDTIPQPSTVLWNTIIIGFICNNLSHEAISIYSRLKHVGSSTCDQYTYSSVLKACAETKRILVGKAVHCHILRSGIHPSRIVCNSLLNMYSTCLEFENGSRCDLVERVFRTMRKRNVVAWNTIFSWYVKRKRFSEAVRCFFMMMRIGIKPTVVSFVNIFPAVSEIGDVRVADVLYGSLVKLGNEYVNDLFVVSAAIVMYADLGCIDLASRIFENSCERNTEIWNSMISGYIQNNFPFKALDLFLGAVEAEDGVPIDDVTFVSALTATSQLQHLEFAQQLHACLIKKSMDSQVILLNAMVATYSRCNRVGDSFKVFSGMEERDIVSWNTMVSALVQNGLDDEALMLVHEMQKLGVVIDAITITILLSAASNLRDRKIGKQTHAYLLRHNIQFEGMESYLIDMYAKSSMIREAQAIFQSNCTNDKDQATWNAMIAGNTQNGLIEQSFVDFKEMLEQNVKPNAVTLASLLPACSQSGSIAIGKQLHCFAIRNLFENNVYVVSALVDMYSKSGSIHYAESIFLKSPEKNSVTYTNMILGYGQHGMGKKALALFYSLRENGLKPDAVTFVAILSACSYTGLVDEGLQIFELMDEEYGIQPSAEHYACVVDMLGRVGRLDEAHNFAKQLGEEGNVLGIWGSLLAACRVHRNFELGKIVSSKLIELEGSDRISGYHVLLSNIYAEEGNWQSVDNVRRGMRKMGLSKEVGCSWIGTSGYPSCFVSRDRKHPQSDMIYDMLGHLTINMKDVGYKPNLEPIEEWMYGLQE; encoded by the coding sequence ATGCGTTTGACAATGTCCTCCTCagctcttcctcttcctcttcctttcTCTTCCTCAACTTTCTCCCAATCTCCAGCTTCTTTAACCTTGACCCATCACCCAAATTTCTCTTCTCTACTCCACAGCAACACTCTCACCGACGAACAACAATGCACTGTAAAAAACGAGTCCAAACCCAGAACAATTCGTTACCGTTTAGGCGAACTGTGCAGACAAGGCCTACCCCATCTCGCACGCCAACTGTTCGACACAATTCCTCAACCGAGTACTGTCCTGTGGAACACAATTATCATTGGTTTTATCTGTAACAACTTGTCCCATGAAGCCATTTCAATCTATTCCCGATTGAAACATGTGGGTTCATCGACATGTGATCAGTATACTTATTCTTCTGTTCTCAAAGCTTGCGCTGAGACGAAACGGATTCTTGTAGGTAAAGCCGTGCACTGCCACATTCTTCGCTCGGGTATTCACCCTAGTAGGATTGTGTGTAATTCTTTGTTGAATATGTACTCCACTTGTCTCGAATTCGAAAATGGTTCTCGTTGTGATTTAGTTGAAAGAGTGTTTAGAACTATGCGTAAAAGAAATGTTGTTGCTTGGAATACCATATTTTCGTGGTATGTTAAAAGGAAGAGGTTTTCGGAAGCAGTTAGGTGTTTTTTCATGATGATGAGAATAGGCATTAAGCCGACTGTTGTGAGTTTTGTTAATATCTTTCCTGCTGTCTCTGAAATAGGGGATGTTAGAGTCGCTGATGTTCTTTATGGTTCGCTTGTGAAATTGGGTAATGAATATGTAAATGACTTGTTTGTTGTTAGTGCTGCGATTGTTATGTATGCTGATCTTGGTTGCATTGATTTGGCGAGCAGAATATTTGAGAATAGTTGTGAAAGAAATACAGAGATTTGGAACTCTATGATTAGTGGGTACATTCAGAACAATTTTCCTTTTAAAGCACTTGATCTCTTTCTTGGAGCTGTAGAAGCAGAGGACGGTGTTCCTATTGATGATGTGACATTTGTATCCGCTCTTACGGCAACTTCACAGTTGCAGCATTTGGAGTTTGCTCAACAGCTACATGCATGTCTGATAAAGAAAAGCATGGATTCACAGGTTATTTTGCTAAATGCTATGGTTGCCACATATTCTAGGTGTAACCGTGTTGGTGATTCCTTTAAAGTTTTTAGTGGAATGGAGGAAAGAGATATAGTGTCGTGGAACACCATGGTGTCTGCTTTGGTACAAAATGGACTTGATGATGAGGCTTTGATGCTAGTACATGAGATGCAAAAGCTGGGGGTTGTAATCGATGCTATAACAATTACTATTCTGCTTTCTGCGGCATCAAATCTCAGGGACAGGAAAATCGGTAAACAGACCCATGCTTATCTTCTGAGGCACAATATTCAATTTGAAGGGATGGAGAGTTACCTGATAGACATGTATGCCAAATCTAGCATGATTAGAGAAGCACAAGCAATATTTCAGTCAAACTGCACAAATGATAAAGATCAGGCCACATGGAATGCTATGATTGCTGGAAACACTCAAAATGGATTAATTGAACAATCCTTTGTTGACTTCAAGGAGATGCTGGAGCAGAATGTGAAACCGAATGCTGTTACCTTAGCATCACTTCTCCCAGCATGCAGTCAGTCAGGAAGTATAGCAATAGGCAAGCAGCTACATTGTTTTGCAATTCGCAATTTGTTTGAGAACAATGTTTATGTTGTCTCGGCTTTGGTAGACATGTATTCAAAATCTGGCAGCATTCATTACGCTGAAAGCATTTTTCTAAAATCCCCTGAGAAAAACTCTGTGACATACACAAATATGATTTTGGGATATGGCCAGCATGGGATGGGTAAAAAAGCTCTTGCGCTGTTCTACTCTTTGCGGGAGAATGGTTTAAAACCAGATGCTGTTACCTTTGTAGCAATCTTGTCTGCTTGCAGCTACACTGGATTGGTTGATGAAGGTCTTCAAATATTTGAGCTGATGGACGAAGAATACGGGATTCAGCCCTCAGCAGAGCACTATGCTTGTGTGGTTGACATGTTAGGAAGAGTTGGACGGTTGGATGAAGCTCATAATTTTGCTAAACAGTTGGGCGAAGAGGGTAATGTCTTGGGAATATGGGGATCACTCCTTGCTGCCTGCAGAGTCCATAGAAATTTTGAATTGGGGAAAATTGTTTCCAGTAAGCTGATTGAATTAGAGGGGAGTGACAGAATATCCGGTTATCATGTTCTGCTTTCAAATATATATGCAGAGGAAGGAAACTGGCAGTCTGTTGATAACGTAAGAAGAGGAATGCGCAAAATGGGATTGTCAAAGGAGGTCGGATGTAGTTGGATTGGTACTTCTGGGTATCCAAGCTGTTTTGTGTCTAGAGATAGGAAGCATCCTCAGAGCGACATGATATATGATATGTTGGGTCATTTAACCATCAATATGAAGGATGTTGGTTATAAGCCTAACCTTGAACCAATAGAAGAGTGGATGTATGGGCTACAAGAATAA